One Gemmatimonadota bacterium genomic window carries:
- a CDS encoding ATP-binding protein → MEPRYIMDHIEADIADRMIFIGGPRQVGKTTLAISLLGQGRNESSPAYLNWDVLADRENILAGRLPSGQTRVIFDEIHKYAQWRNLMKGLFDKNKTSVSFIVTGSARLDYYRKGGDSLQGRYHYYRLHPFTLMECGQKPDNALVAQLLRFGGFPEPFLRGEARFHRRWLREHSARVIYEDLRDLENVREVSMLDLLLSHLPACVGSPLSVNSLSKLLQVAYETVERWLAIFERLYMCYRIPPFGAKRIRAVRKEKKLYFWDWSRVADRGARFENMVAGHLLKYCHYIEDTEGYNMELRFIRDIDKREVDFVVLRDGYAEFAVECKTGERGTSPACRYFRERTDIPRFYQVHLGTKDFGNATTNTRVLPFSTFCRELGLP, encoded by the coding sequence ATGGAACCCCGTTACATCATGGATCATATTGAAGCAGATATCGCAGACAGAATGATATTCATCGGCGGCCCACGCCAGGTTGGAAAAACAACACTCGCAATCTCACTGTTGGGGCAAGGACGAAATGAATCCTCACCGGCCTATCTGAACTGGGATGTACTGGCCGACCGCGAGAACATTCTGGCGGGAAGACTCCCTTCGGGACAGACCCGCGTCATTTTCGATGAAATTCACAAGTACGCGCAATGGCGAAATCTAATGAAGGGATTATTCGATAAAAACAAGACATCCGTTTCTTTTATCGTCACCGGCTCGGCCCGGCTGGACTACTATCGCAAAGGCGGCGACTCCTTGCAAGGACGATATCACTACTACCGTCTTCATCCCTTCACGCTGATGGAATGCGGGCAGAAGCCCGATAACGCGCTCGTGGCGCAATTGCTCAGATTTGGCGGTTTCCCCGAGCCATTTCTCAGAGGAGAGGCGCGATTTCACCGCAGATGGCTACGCGAGCATTCCGCAAGAGTCATCTATGAAGACCTCCGCGATCTGGAAAATGTGCGAGAGGTATCCATGCTGGACCTGTTGCTGTCTCACCTGCCCGCCTGTGTGGGATCCCCGCTTTCGGTCAACAGCCTCAGCAAACTCTTACAAGTGGCTTACGAAACCGTCGAACGCTGGCTTGCGATCTTTGAAAGGCTATACATGTGCTACCGCATTCCACCATTTGGAGCAAAGAGGATCAGGGCCGTACGCAAAGAAAAAAAACTGTATTTCTGGGACTGGTCGCGCGTAGCAGACCGCGGTGCCCGGTTTGAGAACATGGTAGCCGGACACTTGTTGAAGTACTGCCACTATATAGAAGACACAGAGGGATATAACATGGAATTGCGCTTCATCCGAGATATCGACAAACGCGAGGTAGATTTTGTCGTTCTCCGCGATGGATATGCTGAATTTGCCGTCGAGTGCAAAACCGGCGAGCGCGGCACTTCTCCCGCATGCAGGTACTTCAGAGAGAGAACAGATATTCCGCGATTCTACCAGGTACATCTGGGCACAAAGGATTTTGGCAATGCAACAACCAACACCCGCGTTCTACCGTTTTCTACCTTCTGTCGTGAATTAGGACTACCCTGA
- a CDS encoding aldehyde dehydrogenase family protein, protein MIHLPILRAGKPYTSLSVQEVSHIQTGEPLVRVSQANRGLVAKDLNGAAANKQVLDRLGVPELVGITREAARLFAEADLPIGDHIQTPDDYVKQVSGTTGMPEALCRANMEKIQLVCTEIEAILGGLTRGLDLAVLDEGWHDQDGRSLSYICQADALGAILPSNSPGVHALWVPSIPLKVPLVLKPGREEPWTPFRIAQAFIEAGCPPEAFGFYPTDHGGATEILLRCGRSMLFGGGATVAPWLGDPRVEIHGPGQSKVIIGDDVIDRWEDYLDIAVASIAANGGRSCINASGVWVPAHGREIAEALAERLAKIVGRPLDDPDAQIAAFTNPTFADQISTAIDIHLKTPGAEDLTEELRGDRLVEIDGLKFLNPTVVWCDDFEHPLANTEYLFPYASVVEVPQSEILDKIGPSLVVTAITEDRVFIDKLLNSPHVERLNVGAIPTPQISWDQPHEGNLFEHLYRQRALQWAKQA, encoded by the coding sequence ATGATTCACTTACCCATTTTACGCGCGGGAAAACCGTACACGAGTTTGAGCGTTCAGGAAGTGTCGCATATTCAAACTGGCGAGCCGCTCGTTCGGGTCAGTCAGGCAAACCGTGGGCTGGTCGCAAAAGACTTAAATGGGGCGGCGGCGAACAAACAGGTGCTCGACAGGCTGGGTGTACCTGAACTCGTAGGTATAACCCGCGAAGCTGCGCGCTTATTTGCAGAAGCCGATTTGCCAATTGGTGACCATATCCAGACGCCCGATGACTATGTCAAACAGGTGTCTGGTACAACGGGTATGCCCGAAGCTCTCTGCCGCGCGAATATGGAAAAAATTCAACTCGTGTGTACGGAGATCGAAGCTATTTTAGGGGGTCTCACGCGCGGGTTAGACCTCGCTGTGCTCGATGAGGGCTGGCACGATCAGGATGGTCGCTCTCTCAGCTATATTTGCCAGGCCGATGCCCTCGGGGCGATATTGCCGAGCAATTCACCGGGGGTACACGCGCTGTGGGTTCCCTCCATACCGCTCAAAGTACCCCTCGTTCTCAAACCCGGGCGCGAAGAGCCATGGACGCCTTTCCGAATTGCACAGGCGTTTATCGAAGCCGGGTGCCCGCCAGAAGCGTTTGGGTTTTATCCGACGGACCACGGTGGTGCCACTGAAATTTTGCTTCGCTGCGGTCGCTCCATGCTCTTTGGAGGCGGGGCGACGGTCGCGCCCTGGCTGGGCGATCCCCGCGTGGAAATCCACGGGCCTGGGCAGAGTAAGGTTATTATTGGCGACGATGTGATAGACCGCTGGGAAGACTATCTCGACATCGCGGTTGCCTCGATTGCTGCAAATGGCGGTCGCTCCTGTATCAATGCGTCGGGTGTGTGGGTTCCCGCGCATGGTCGAGAAATTGCCGAAGCACTCGCAGAGCGATTGGCAAAAATTGTCGGGAGACCTCTGGATGATCCAGATGCGCAGATCGCGGCATTTACCAACCCCACATTCGCCGATCAAATTTCGACAGCGATAGACATTCATCTGAAAACCCCGGGGGCTGAAGATCTGACAGAAGAATTGCGCGGGGATCGGCTGGTCGAGATCGATGGCTTGAAATTCTTAAATCCCACGGTTGTCTGGTGCGATGATTTTGAACATCCCCTTGCAAATACCGAATATTTGTTCCCATACGCGAGCGTAGTCGAGGTGCCACAGTCGGAAATTCTGGACAAGATTGGACCGAGTCTCGTGGTGACAGCAATAACAGAAGACCGTGTATTTATCGACAAATTGCTCAATTCGCCCCATGTTGAAAGACTCAATGTGGGCGCGATTCCCACGCCTCAGATTTCTTGGGATCAACCACACGAGGGCAATTTGTTCGAACACCTGTACCGGCAGCGTGCGCTGCAATGGGCAAAACAGGCTTAG
- a CDS encoding PQQ-binding-like beta-propeller repeat protein, with protein sequence MKLKRLFSGCVIAGLIVSTGIAEEVMWGFTPDRNLVSDAKNLPLNWNVETGENIAWKADLGSQSYAGPIRIGGKIFMGTNNQIERNPKITGDKGVIMAFRESDGKFLWQAAHPKLPAGRVNDWPQQGICSTPYIRGDRMYYISNQCRVVCADTEGFLDGENDGPYTGEEDTSDIGVDIIWEYDMMEELDVFPHNLATCSPVGAGNLLFVITANGVDEGHIAIPSPLSPSFIAVDLNTGELVWEKAYPGESILHGQWSNPAYGVINGKPQVICPGGDGWVYSVEPETGDLIWKFDCNPKESVWELGGRGTRNAIISTPVIYDNKVFIGVGQDPEHGEGIGHLWAIDATGTGDVTGSHAVWHFGNEDYNRTISTVGISDGLLYAADLSGFVYCLDLKTGTQHWKYDTFAAIWGSPFVADGKVYIGDEDGDVAILKAGTEFELINEINMGSAVYTTPIAKDGMLYIGTRNTLYAIKGE encoded by the coding sequence ATGAAATTGAAACGACTTTTTAGCGGATGTGTCATCGCTGGTTTGATCGTATCGACTGGTATTGCTGAAGAGGTTATGTGGGGATTTACTCCAGATCGCAACCTCGTGTCAGACGCAAAAAATTTGCCGTTGAACTGGAATGTAGAAACGGGTGAAAATATTGCCTGGAAAGCAGATCTCGGTTCGCAGTCCTACGCCGGTCCCATCAGGATCGGTGGAAAAATATTCATGGGTACAAATAACCAGATTGAGCGCAATCCCAAAATTACGGGTGACAAGGGCGTGATCATGGCTTTTCGGGAATCCGATGGGAAATTTCTCTGGCAAGCAGCGCATCCCAAGCTGCCCGCGGGGCGCGTCAATGACTGGCCACAACAGGGCATTTGCTCTACGCCTTATATTCGCGGAGATCGGATGTATTATATCTCGAATCAATGTCGCGTGGTGTGTGCGGATACAGAGGGGTTTTTGGATGGGGAAAATGACGGTCCATATACCGGAGAAGAGGATACGAGCGACATCGGCGTGGATATTATCTGGGAATACGACATGATGGAAGAACTGGATGTGTTCCCTCACAATCTGGCGACCTGTTCGCCCGTGGGAGCGGGCAATCTCCTGTTTGTCATCACGGCTAATGGTGTTGACGAGGGCCACATCGCCATCCCGTCGCCTCTGTCGCCCAGCTTTATTGCGGTTGATCTCAATACGGGCGAGCTGGTTTGGGAAAAAGCCTATCCCGGTGAAAGTATCTTGCACGGGCAGTGGTCCAATCCCGCTTATGGCGTTATCAATGGCAAGCCGCAGGTGATTTGCCCCGGAGGCGATGGTTGGGTTTATTCAGTGGAACCCGAGACTGGCGACCTGATCTGGAAATTTGACTGCAATCCAAAAGAATCTGTGTGGGAGTTGGGCGGACGCGGCACGCGCAATGCAATTATTTCCACTCCCGTTATTTACGATAACAAGGTTTTTATCGGCGTTGGACAAGACCCGGAGCACGGCGAGGGCATTGGTCATTTGTGGGCTATTGACGCGACGGGTACAGGGGATGTGACGGGAAGCCATGCGGTGTGGCACTTTGGCAATGAAGATTACAACCGGACTATTTCTACGGTGGGCATCAGCGATGGCCTGCTCTATGCGGCAGACCTCAGCGGTTTTGTCTATTGTCTCGATCTGAAAACCGGCACACAGCACTGGAAATACGATACATTTGCTGCGATATGGGGATCGCCTTTTGTCGCGGATGGGAAGGTGTATATCGGCGATGAAGACGGCGATGTGGCGATTTTGAAAGCCGGAACAGAATTTGAACTGATCAACGAAATCAATATGGGTAGCGCCGTATATACCACGCCTATTGCAAAAGATGGCATGCTCTACATTGGCACGCGCAATACGCTGTATGCGATTAAAGGCGAGTAG
- a CDS encoding PQQ-binding-like beta-propeller repeat protein, with translation MILFFLVFSLFLIPVQAEEWSRFRGDAQSSGVANSNLPAELDVLWTAQIEIGIESTAAIWQDAVYVGGLDEKLYAFDFDSGVLKWTYSATGEIKSSPLVFEKTVFFGDGNGVFHAVDAQTGKALWTFQTDGEIISSANATGGRILFGSYDQFLYCLAPDDGSLLWKIETDGYVHGMPAIAQAHTLIAGCDGLLRVIDIASGKEQSQIELGAYVGASAAVHQTRVYVGTYESQVLCIDLNAKEIVWRYEHPQRQFPYVASPSVTRERVIVAGRDKMVHALDPDTGDVLWTYTSRSRFEASPVVVGDRVFTGTMDGKIVALNLETGESDWEFVTGSGFIASPSVARERLIIGTTDGTLYCFGKAEE, from the coding sequence ATGATTCTTTTTTTTCTTGTTTTTTCTTTATTTTTAATTCCCGTCCAGGCAGAAGAATGGAGCCGGTTTCGCGGGGATGCACAATCTTCGGGTGTTGCAAATAGTAACCTGCCCGCTGAACTGGATGTGTTGTGGACGGCACAGATCGAAATAGGGATTGAATCCACCGCCGCAATTTGGCAAGACGCGGTGTATGTGGGCGGATTGGATGAAAAGCTGTACGCTTTTGATTTTGATAGCGGTGTGCTCAAGTGGACGTATTCGGCTACGGGTGAGATCAAATCGTCGCCATTGGTTTTCGAAAAAACCGTGTTTTTCGGCGATGGCAATGGCGTTTTTCACGCTGTTGATGCACAGACAGGTAAGGCATTGTGGACGTTTCAAACGGATGGGGAGATTATCTCGTCGGCAAATGCAACCGGGGGCCGCATCCTGTTTGGGTCTTATGATCAGTTCTTGTACTGCCTCGCGCCGGACGACGGGTCTTTGTTGTGGAAGATAGAAACGGATGGTTATGTTCACGGGATGCCAGCTATCGCACAAGCGCATACACTGATCGCGGGTTGTGATGGTCTCTTGCGCGTTATCGATATTGCCAGTGGAAAAGAGCAATCGCAAATTGAACTCGGCGCTTATGTGGGGGCAAGTGCCGCTGTTCACCAGACGCGTGTTTATGTGGGGACTTATGAGAGCCAGGTTTTGTGCATTGATTTAAATGCAAAAGAGATTGTCTGGAGATACGAACATCCACAACGGCAATTTCCCTATGTTGCATCGCCATCCGTGACCCGAGAGCGGGTTATTGTTGCAGGGCGCGACAAGATGGTTCACGCGCTTGATCCCGATACGGGTGATGTTTTGTGGACTTATACATCCCGATCCCGATTTGAAGCGTCTCCCGTTGTGGTGGGGGATCGCGTTTTTACAGGTACAATGGATGGAAAAATCGTGGCATTAAATCTCGAGACTGGCGAATCCGATTGGGAGTTTGTAACCGGATCGGGATTTATTGCTTCGCCCAGTGTTGCGCGCGAGCGGCTGATTATTGGCACAACAGATGGCACGTTATATTGTTTTGGAAAGGCGGAAGAATGA
- a CDS encoding PQQ-binding-like beta-propeller repeat protein, with protein sequence MKIRTIFALLFCISLLGSISEASDWTHWRGPMQNGASPETGLISTWSLEGENLIWRRDFIGRSTPIIVNGRVYVIGRTGKDITEQEHIACFDAETGDLIWEKKFNVWHSTITFNRLGWASLGADGETGNIYAHLVSGLLICFDTDGYVQWQRSLTEEFNRFSGYGGRLHTPVVDGDLVIISMGNRGWAGVPPSHRYVAFNKHTGETAWMARPGGGGQVDLTVYSTPVVTTIDGQRVLVAGNGNGGIFAFKVATGEKVWGFPFSKRGINTSPVVADNRVYVAHSEENVDNTALGRVTCLDARTGKEIWRQDGMTAGYASPAVHAGRVYVIDNSANVHCLDAKTGKQYWEQNIGTVGKGSPTWADGKLYVTEVNGGFQILKTDNMGAEVLDKKKIAMPEGGHAEIYGSAAVAYRRIYFATEAGLFCLGDKNARFEVTPSAHAKHESAPSGAEPASILSIPAEATIQQGEVLPLRAEAYDEKGRLIGNADAEWSLNGLAGEIKNNQFVPSRAGQGGWITAKLGELTRQTWVRVVPDVPWTEDFENVEAGKNPLHWVWGGRGFVVEEKDGNKVLAKPPAARGLDRSNLYVAPYKLSGYTIQADLMGTQNKRRRPDMGLVSHRYILDLQGIHQRLEVRSWSSDLRMAKRINFHWDMGVWYTMKMRVDIEGGKAIVRGKVWEKGDPEPDAWSIEVEDPLPIEEGSPALYGYSPATIYYDNVKVW encoded by the coding sequence ATGAAGATACGTACTATTTTTGCTTTGTTGTTCTGTATCTCTCTTTTGGGAAGTATTTCCGAGGCGTCTGATTGGACGCACTGGCGCGGTCCCATGCAAAATGGCGCTTCGCCGGAGACGGGGCTTATTTCTACATGGTCTCTGGAGGGGGAAAATCTGATCTGGCGCCGTGATTTTATCGGCAGATCTACACCGATTATTGTAAATGGGCGGGTTTATGTTATCGGGCGAACCGGCAAAGACATAACCGAGCAGGAGCACATCGCGTGTTTTGATGCGGAAACGGGCGATCTCATTTGGGAAAAGAAATTCAATGTCTGGCACTCAACCATAACCTTCAATCGTCTGGGATGGGCAAGTCTGGGGGCCGATGGTGAGACCGGTAATATTTACGCCCATCTCGTCAGTGGGTTATTGATCTGTTTTGATACCGATGGCTATGTCCAGTGGCAGCGGTCTCTAACTGAAGAATTTAACCGATTCTCCGGTTATGGCGGACGATTGCACACGCCCGTTGTCGATGGCGATCTGGTTATCATCAGCATGGGCAATCGCGGATGGGCTGGTGTACCTCCTTCTCATCGGTATGTTGCCTTTAATAAACATACGGGTGAAACCGCGTGGATGGCTCGTCCAGGCGGCGGTGGGCAGGTTGATTTAACCGTTTACTCTACGCCTGTTGTCACGACAATTGACGGGCAGCGCGTGTTGGTTGCCGGCAATGGCAATGGCGGTATTTTTGCCTTCAAAGTCGCAACGGGCGAAAAAGTATGGGGTTTTCCATTCAGTAAGCGCGGCATCAATACCTCGCCTGTTGTGGCTGATAATCGCGTTTATGTCGCACATAGTGAAGAAAATGTCGATAATACCGCCCTGGGGCGCGTTACATGTCTGGATGCGCGTACGGGCAAAGAAATCTGGCGACAAGACGGTATGACCGCGGGCTATGCTTCGCCAGCGGTTCACGCGGGACGCGTCTATGTGATCGACAATTCGGCCAATGTGCATTGTTTAGACGCCAAAACGGGAAAGCAATATTGGGAGCAAAATATCGGCACTGTGGGCAAGGGATCGCCGACCTGGGCCGATGGAAAACTCTATGTTACTGAAGTCAATGGCGGCTTCCAGATTCTCAAAACGGACAATATGGGTGCGGAAGTGCTCGACAAAAAGAAAATAGCGATGCCCGAGGGCGGGCATGCCGAGATCTACGGATCGGCCGCTGTTGCGTATCGCCGTATCTATTTTGCGACCGAAGCCGGGTTGTTTTGTCTGGGCGATAAAAACGCGCGATTTGAAGTCACGCCTTCTGCTCATGCAAAGCACGAAAGCGCGCCTTCGGGTGCCGAACCAGCATCTATTCTTTCGATTCCGGCTGAGGCGACCATACAACAGGGCGAGGTACTGCCCCTGCGGGCAGAGGCTTATGACGAGAAGGGGCGCTTGATCGGCAATGCCGACGCCGAGTGGTCGTTGAATGGTCTGGCTGGAGAAATAAAGAATAATCAGTTTGTTCCGTCCAGAGCGGGACAGGGCGGATGGATCACGGCCAAACTGGGGGAATTAACCCGACAAACCTGGGTGCGCGTGGTGCCCGATGTGCCCTGGACAGAGGATTTTGAAAATGTCGAAGCCGGCAAAAATCCATTGCACTGGGTGTGGGGGGGCAGGGGGTTTGTGGTGGAGGAAAAAGATGGCAACAAGGTGCTGGCAAAACCGCCGGCTGCACGTGGCTTGGATCGCTCAAATCTCTATGTGGCGCCGTACAAACTCAGCGGTTATACTATTCAGGCCGATCTTATGGGTACGCAAAACAAGCGACGCCGTCCCGATATGGGGCTTGTCTCGCATCGCTATATTCTCGACCTTCAGGGCATTCACCAGCGCCTCGAAGTGCGGTCGTGGTCGTCGGATTTGCGCATGGCAAAACGCATCAATTTCCACTGGGATATGGGGGTGTGGTACACCATGAAAATGAGAGTTGATATCGAAGGCGGTAAAGCTATTGTTCGGGGCAAAGTTTGGGAAAAAGGCGATCCCGAACCCGATGCGTGGAGTATTGAAGTAGAAGATCCCTTGCCGATAGAAGAGGGCAGCCCCGCGCTTTACGGCTATTCACCCGCTACGATTTACTACGATAATGTGAAAGTGTGGTAA
- a CDS encoding iron-containing alcohol dehydrogenase, whose product MKAFDFCPTTRVVFGEGTLAQLGKLSKELGGSRILFVTDPGIVSAGLADRAIALLQRASVDFFVFDGAGENPTTAHIDAGVAFAKAQGNIDLIVGMGGGSAMDCAKGINFILTNGGEIKDYWGMGHATKPMLPSVGVPTTAGTGSEAQSYALISDAKTHVKMACGDLKARFRSVILDPSLIESVPRDVAAAAGIDAIAHAIESYACTRRNAISMMFAQKAWHLLSSSFESVLKDASDSEARSKMLLGAHFAGAAIENAMLGAAHACANPLTAHFGIVHGVAVALMLPAVVQFNGETESACYRGLGSDVDELVEKIAFLKECANLPSRLRDLGVSRDSLSMLARDATKQWTGAFNPRPVNEDDFLALYEFVY is encoded by the coding sequence ATGAAAGCATTTGATTTTTGTCCCACTACGCGCGTGGTATTTGGGGAAGGCACACTCGCGCAATTGGGAAAATTATCAAAAGAATTGGGCGGAAGCCGCATTCTTTTTGTGACCGATCCAGGGATTGTAAGTGCCGGGCTTGCAGACCGTGCGATTGCGCTACTTCAACGCGCTTCCGTGGATTTTTTTGTGTTTGATGGTGCAGGTGAAAATCCCACGACCGCGCATATAGATGCCGGAGTCGCGTTTGCAAAAGCACAGGGGAATATTGATCTGATTGTCGGGATGGGTGGGGGCAGTGCGATGGATTGCGCCAAGGGGATCAATTTTATCCTGACAAACGGCGGAGAGATAAAAGATTATTGGGGTATGGGACATGCGACAAAACCGATGTTGCCCTCTGTTGGAGTTCCAACGACTGCGGGCACGGGGAGCGAAGCGCAGTCCTACGCGCTTATTTCCGATGCAAAAACGCATGTCAAGATGGCCTGTGGCGATCTAAAGGCGCGATTTCGGAGTGTTATTCTCGATCCGTCACTGATTGAAAGTGTGCCGAGAGATGTCGCAGCAGCAGCGGGTATAGACGCCATCGCACACGCCATTGAAAGTTATGCTTGCACGCGCCGCAATGCTATTTCTATGATGTTTGCGCAAAAGGCGTGGCACTTGCTTTCATCGAGTTTTGAAAGCGTGCTGAAGGATGCTTCCGATAGCGAAGCGAGAAGTAAAATGCTTTTGGGCGCGCATTTTGCTGGCGCGGCTATTGAGAATGCCATGTTGGGTGCAGCCCATGCGTGTGCCAATCCATTGACCGCGCATTTTGGTATTGTACATGGCGTCGCTGTGGCACTTATGCTGCCCGCTGTCGTCCAATTTAATGGAGAAACCGAAAGTGCGTGCTATCGTGGACTCGGATCCGATGTTGATGAACTCGTCGAGAAGATCGCTTTTTTGAAAGAATGTGCGAATTTGCCTTCTCGATTGCGCGACCTCGGTGTATCGCGTGACAGCCTTTCCATGCTGGCAAGAGATGCAACTAAACAGTGGACGGGTGCTTTTAATCCGAGACCCGTGAATGAAGATGATTTTCTCGCGCTTTACGAATTTGTGTATTGA
- a CDS encoding coproporphyrinogen-III oxidase family protein codes for MSEQIQIPEPATTRKVWKETDVGSVFVSNYPPYSFWRDENTARIEEMLHSSDSEDRETPLGLYLHIPFCRKRCKFCYFRVYTDRNSAEIQTYLDALTKEVEAYSTLPRIAGRKLHFVYFGGGTPSYISVKHLKTLVDRVKAVMPWDDAEEVAFECEPGTLSESKVEAIREIGVTRLSLGLENLNDDILRENGRAHVSKEIYRAMPWVKAQEFVQVNVDLISGMVGETWETWRDTVQGTIDLDADSVTIYQMELPFNTTYSKAIRDGGGLQVADWATKRAWHNYAIEEFASAGYETSSAYTLVKKGRLNKFIYRDALWRSADLIGAGVASFSHVGGMHFQNQTHWDPYIETIDKGQLPINRSFVPTKDERLIREMILQLKLGRIETAYFQDKFGVNILHQFGDAYQKLREYEMLDFDSQSITLSREGLLRVDQLLPEFYHEKYRNSRYT; via the coding sequence ATGAGCGAGCAAATCCAGATTCCAGAGCCAGCGACAACCCGCAAAGTGTGGAAGGAGACAGATGTTGGTAGCGTGTTTGTTTCCAATTATCCGCCTTACTCTTTCTGGCGCGATGAAAATACGGCGCGCATTGAAGAGATGTTGCACTCATCTGATTCGGAGGATAGAGAAACACCTCTCGGCCTTTACCTGCATATTCCATTTTGCCGAAAACGGTGCAAGTTCTGTTATTTTCGGGTTTATACAGATCGCAATAGCGCGGAAATTCAGACGTATTTGGATGCCCTGACAAAAGAAGTGGAAGCTTATAGCACGTTGCCGCGTATTGCAGGGCGAAAATTGCACTTTGTTTATTTTGGCGGTGGCACGCCGTCTTATATCAGTGTCAAACATTTAAAGACATTGGTTGACCGGGTCAAGGCTGTGATGCCATGGGATGATGCGGAAGAAGTGGCATTTGAATGCGAACCGGGTACGCTGTCAGAATCCAAAGTCGAGGCTATTCGAGAGATTGGCGTCACGCGTTTGAGCCTGGGATTGGAGAACTTAAACGACGATATTTTGCGGGAGAATGGTCGCGCACACGTCAGCAAAGAAATTTACAGGGCTATGCCGTGGGTCAAGGCGCAGGAATTTGTACAGGTCAATGTAGATTTAATCTCCGGTATGGTCGGAGAGACGTGGGAGACGTGGCGAGATACGGTGCAGGGTACCATTGATCTCGACGCGGATAGCGTCACTATTTATCAGATGGAATTGCCGTTTAATACGACGTATTCAAAAGCGATACGCGATGGGGGTGGTTTGCAGGTCGCAGATTGGGCTACCAAGCGCGCCTGGCACAATTATGCGATTGAAGAGTTTGCCAGCGCGGGCTATGAAACATCGAGTGCTTATACACTGGTGAAAAAAGGTCGTCTGAACAAATTCATCTATCGAGATGCCCTGTGGCGCAGCGCGGATCTCATCGGTGCGGGTGTGGCTTCTTTTTCACATGTGGGTGGTATGCATTTTCAAAACCAGACGCACTGGGATCCCTATATCGAAACCATTGACAAAGGACAACTTCCGATCAATCGATCTTTTGTGCCCACAAAAGACGAGCGGCTGATCAGAGAGATGATTTTGCAACTCAAGCTCGGGCGGATTGAAACAGCGTATTTTCAGGATAAATTTGGCGTCAATATTTTGCACCAATTTGGTGATGCCTATCAGAAACTCAGGGAATACGAGATGCTGGATTTTGATTCGCAGAGTATCACTCTGAGCCGGGAGGGACTTTTGCGCGTCGATCAGTTGCTGCCCGAATTTTATCACGAAAAATATCGCAATTCGCGCTATACATAA